In Malus sylvestris chromosome 16, drMalSylv7.2, whole genome shotgun sequence, the following are encoded in one genomic region:
- the LOC126609380 gene encoding uncharacterized protein At3g61260-like: MRSIEDKEISGGSGINFEFQKANGASRTPHHRTALGKPTPSKWDDAQKWLVGLSRGAEKNQSKTKPRNSNADDLRLIAPVPQKEQDYSDGEEEHHQQEEENGFPGSAMANQYDVETKKVDCDDSVWRSSKKSMENSTAATRSICLRDMGTEMTPIASQEPSRTTTPIRATTPVARSPISSGSSTPVRPCQHGMQGTHQGYQTSTDGGRSSHDQASSCGRGSGTAKRYVEESNACRDMAENPSSDQGTKPSPLETRAMAWDEAERAKYMARYKREEVRIQAWENHEKRKAEMEMRKMEVKAERMKTRGQEKLTNKLAATRRIAEEKRANAEAKLNEKALRTSEKADYIRRTGHLPSTFSFKLPSLCW, encoded by the exons ATGAGATCCATAGAAGATAAGGAGATTTCTGGGGGTAGTGGtataaattttgagtttcagaAAGCAAATGGAGCTAGCAGGACACCCCATCACAGAACAGCTTTAGGCAAACCAACACCTTCCAAATGGGATGATGCACAAAAATGGCTGGTGGGATTGTCCAGAGGAGCAGAAAAAAACCAgtccaaaacaaaacccagaaattcAAATGCTGATGACTTGAGACTCATAGCTCCTGTGCCACAGAAGGAGCAGGACTATtcagatggagaagaagaacatcaccaacaagaagaagaaaatggcttTCCTGGGTCAGCTATGGCGAATCAGTACGATGTGGAGACGAAGAAAGTGGATTGTGATGATTCAGTGTGGAGAAGCAGCAAAAAATCTATGGAGAACTCGACAGCGGCTACGAGATCTATATGTTTGAGGGACATGGGGACAGAAATGACCCCTATTGCAAGCCAGGAGCCTTCAAGAACTACCACCCCTATCCGGGCCACAACCCCGGTGGCGCGCAGCCCTATATCTTCGGGGTCATCCACGCCGGTGAGGCCATGTCAGCATGGGATGCAAGGCACTCATCAGGGGTATCAAACATCCACTGATGGGGGGAGAAGTAGTCATGATCAGGCCAGTTCTTGTGGGAGAGGGAGCGGCACAGCGAAACGTTATGTAGAAGAATCAAATGCTTGCAGGGACATGGCTGAGAATCCGAGTTCAGATCAAGGTACAAAACCGAGTCCCTTGGAAACAAGGGCAATGGCTTGGGATGAAGCAGAACGTGCCAAATATATGGCAAG GTACAAGCGTGAAGAGGTGAGAATACAAGCCTGGGAAAATCATGAGAAGAGGAAAGCCGAGATGGAAATGCGAAAAATGGAG GTGAAAGCGGAGAGAATGAAAACTCGGGGTCAAGAAAAGTTAACGAATAAACTCGCAGCAACAAGAAGAATAGCCGAAGAAAAGAGGGCGAACGCTGAGGCCAAACTCAATGAAAAGGCTTTGAGGACTTCAGAAAAGGCAGATTACATAAGGAGGACTGGTCACTTGCCCTCTACTTTCTCTTTCAAGCTGCCTTCTCTTTGCTGGTAG
- the LOC126607458 gene encoding cyclin-dependent kinase G-2-like, with protein MAAGRHGGYRENEFRERESGFELPRKDFATAKEDYERIRNGNPDVERGQVRDLRDKIRVRQKDFKEGNAANGGGYRSSSSRSDSSNSSGRVVSRGPKPCGFSLRALDREPGELSSESGSDDAIESAVQVKENMVPKVVENGTQSPKERKRKFSPIVWDRDDQGVSNLSKNRITTVAAALPPQPPLSRVHHQSPNVISDNSVQISSAKIDQVENLQSSSPVKAPVGSRSVSNGVSESPLGISSPNQKSGDDHEAEQLGDEEYVPTRNISSSRWAAGNNSPGDEGEILENKEMPKRRKKIPLVGLVEDRVQNNSLTPESGELKRDESERARGQSSESDEGDAHTRSSSRDVYQDNDSERDDYMDTDKDLGNNDSSVSQSETNSDDDNNSRETAEPAAPPQRSVNMLQGCRSVDEFERLNKIDEGTYGVVYRAMDKKTKEIVALKKVKMEKEREGFPLTSLREINILLSLHHPSIVDVKEVVVGSNLDSIFMVMEYMEHDLKALMETKKQPFSQSEVKCLMLQLLAGVKYLHDNWVLHRDLKTSNLLMNNRGELKICDFGLARQYGSPLKPYTHLVVTLWYRAPELLLGAKEYSTAIDMWSLGCIMAELLSKEPLFNGKTEFDQLDKIFKILGTPNETIWPGYSKLPGVKVNFVKHPYNLLRKKFPATAFTGSPVLSDAGFNLLNRLLTYDPEERITAGDALNHEWFREVPLPTTKEFMPTFPAQHAQDRRTRRVLKSPDPLEEQRRKELQQGQIGTGGVFG; from the exons ATGGCTGCTGGAAGACATGGGGGTTATCGTGAAAATGAGTTCAGGGAACGAGAGTCCGGTTTTGAGTTGCCAAGAAAGGATTTTGCTACGGCCAAGGAGGACTATGAACGGATTAGGAACGGAAACCCTGATGTTGAAAGGGGTCAAGTTAGGGATTTGAGAGATAAAATTAGGGTTAGGCAGAAGGATTTTAAGGAGGGGAATGCGGCTAATGGTGGTGGGTATCGCTCCTCTTCGAGTAGGAGTGATTCAAGCAATAGCAGTGGTCGGGTTGTGAGCCGTGGGCCCAAGCCTTGTGGGTTTTCTCTTAGGGCATTGGACAGGGAACCTGGTGAATTGTCGAGTGAGAGTGGGTCTGACGATGCTATTGAATCTGCAGTGCAGGTCAAAGAAAATATGGTTCCAAAAGTGGTGGAGAATGGAACTCAGTCTCCGAAAGAGAGGAAAAGGAAGTTTTCGCCAATTGTCTGGGATAGAGATGACCAAGGAGTGAGTAATCTATCAAAAAATAGGATTACCACAGTGGCAGCAGCACTTCCTCCACAACCTCCATTGTCTAGGGTACATCATCAGTCTCCCAATGTTATTTCAGATAACAGCGTACAAATATCTTCAGCTAAAATTGATCAAGTCGAGAATTTACAATCTTCCTCACCAGTTAAGGCACCGGTGGGATCTCGGTCTGTTAGCAATGGTGTTTCTGAGTCTCCATTAGGGATATCTTCACCAAATCAGAAATCGGGTGATGATCATGAAGCAGAGCAGCTAGGAGATGAAGAATATGTTCCCACCCGGAATATATCATCTTCAAGATGGGCAGCAGGAAATAATTCACCTGGGGATGAAGGTGAAATTCTAGAGAACAAGGAAATGcctaaaaggaggaagaaaatacCTCTGGTAGGGTTAGTGGAAGATAGAGTACAGAATAATTCATTAACCCCCGAGTCAGGGGAGCTTAAGAGAGATGAGTCTGAACGAGCAAGAGGGCAGTCATCTGAATCTGATGAAGGAGATGCCCATACAAGGTCTTCCAGTAGGGATGTTTACCAGGATAATGATTCAGAGAGGGATGACTATATGGACACTGACAAGGATCTTGGTAATAATGATTCTAGTGTTAGTCAGTCAGAAACAAATTCAGATGATGACAATAACTCTCGTGAGACAGCTGAACCTGCAGCCCCTCCACAAAGAAGTGTAAACATGCTTCAGGGTTGTAGAAGTGTTGACGAGTTTGAGAGACTAAACAAGATAGATGAAGGCACTTATGGTGTTGTATATAGAGCTATGGATAAGAAAACTAAAGAAATTGTGGCCTTGAAGAAGGTAAAGATGGAGAAGGAAAGAGAAGGTTTTCCATTGACTTCTCTTAGGGAAATAAACATTCTTCTTTCGCTTCATCACCCATCAATTGTCGATGTGAAGGAAGTGGTGGTGGGGAGTAACCTTGATAGTATTTTTATGGTGATGGAATACATGGAACATGATCTTAAAGCACTCATGGAGACAAAGAAGCAGCCATTCAGTCAGAGTGAAGTTAAATGCCTTATGCTCCAGTTATTAGCAGGTGTGAAATATCTCCATGATAATTGGGTGCTTCATCGAGATTTGAAGACATCAAACTTGCTTATGAATAACCGGGGTGAGTTGAAAATATGTGACTTTGGGTTGGCTCGTCAGTATGGGAGTCCTTTAAAACCATATACTCATTTGGTGGTTACTCTTTGGTACAG GGCACCGGAACTTCTGTTGGGAGCGAAGGAATATTCAACAGCTATCGATATGTGGTCACTTGGTTGTATCATGGCTGAACTATTATCAAAGGAGCCACTTTTCAATGGGAAAACTGAATTTGATCAACTTGACAAG atttttaaaatccttggCACACCAAATGAGACGATCTGGCCCGGCTATTCCAAGCTTCCTGGAGTGAAGGTCAACTTTGTTAAGCACCC GTATAATCTTTTGCGCAAGAAGTTCCCAGCTACGGCATTTACTGGATCTCCAGTACTTTCTGATGCTGGGTTTAATTTGTTGAACAGGCTTCTAACTTATGATCCTGAGGAG AGAATTACAGCTGGAGATGCTCTGAATCATGAGTGGTTTCGTGAAGTTCCTCTTCCTACAACAAAGGAGTTCATGCCTACCTTTCCTGCTCAACATGCTCAGGACAG GCGCACGCGGAGAGTTTTAAAGAGTCCAGATCCTTTGGAAGAGCAACGTAGAAAGGAGTTGCAGCAAGGGCAAATAGGAACTGGTGGTGTGTTTGGCTAG